Part of the Streptomyces sp. NBC_01353 genome, TCCGCCGCAGCCGGTGGCGCAAGGTGTTGGGATGCACCTTCAGCCGTGCTGCGGCGGACGCGACGTCGCCCGTCGCGTCGAGCCAGGCGATGGCCGTGGGCCCGTAGTCGGTCCCCTGGGCGCGGTCGTGGGCCAGCAGCGCGTCGACCTCCGAAAGGCGGAGCCAGGCGTCCCGCTCGAGTTCGTCGCCCAGGCGGTCCAGCAGAATCCGGTGCCGCACGTCGGACGTCGCGGCGGCCGGCTGTCCAGGAGCCTCGTGGGCCGTGGCCCGTAGGATCCCGTCCGCCTCGCGACGCAGGGCGGCGGACTGCGCGAGATCGGTGTACGGCCTGGACACCGCGGCCCGTGCGCCGTCACCCACCGATCGGCGAACGGCCGCGAGCGCGCTGTCCGCGAACCGCCGGCCCGCCCTATGACCCGTCGCGGGCAACAGGACGTACACGGCGTTCCCGTCGGCAGCCACGGTCGCCGTCGCCCGGTGCGCCGCGCAGTGGCGCATCAGCACCCACTCGACATGGGTGAGCAGCGCCGAATCGGCGCCCACAGTCGCGGCCTCACGTGCGGCGGCCAGGCCGGGTCCTGGGGTGGCCGGCGCGAAGGCGGTGAGGCAGAACTCCACCCCGGGGCGCAGCCCGAGCAGGTCCGCGGCCTCGTCGGCGGGCGGTCCCGAACGATGGAGAACCGCGCGCAGCGTGTCCCGGCGCATGCGTCGCTCGGCCTCCGGCAGGTTGAGCGCGCGCAGCAGATGGGGAGCTGCGAACCGTGCCGCGTCCAGCAGTTGGAGCTCGGCATCGCCGCTGAGCCCCTTCTCCGGCTCGATCGCCCACAGCGTGCCCAGCGGGAGCGCCCCGGCGCGGATGGCGACGGCCGCTCGTGGCAGTTCGTCCCCCATGGCGGGGAAGCGCACGGCGCCGGTCGCGGCGAGCACCTGGCGGTACTGGCGGCGCTGTTCCGGTACGTCCGGGACGCGGCGGTGCAGGATGCCCCACTCTCGTACGGAGTCGATGCGAACCCCGGCGACCTTGGAGTACGCGACCACGTTCTGGTCCAGATCCTCGATCGCCACCGAACCGCCCACGGCGGCGGCCAACGCGTCCGCGAGTGCGAAGAGTTCCTCACCGCCGGCCGGTGCGGAGCCGGTCGGCTCCCCACTGCCGTGGGCGGCGAGCGCGCAGCTCACCCCGGCATCGACGTTCCGCCAGGGCATCGCGTCGTCGGCGGTGAGCACGGCGATGCCGCACGCCCGTGCCTCTTCGACGAACGTCTCCGGGTCGTGGCCTCGTCGTTTGACCACGACGGCCGCGAACTCCCGTTCCGCGGCCTGGCGCAGCACCTCGCGCGCC contains:
- a CDS encoding helix-turn-helix domain-containing protein, which produces MSDPTTSATPQESRDPVTLRVLAQDVDVSPVRVLVAPEGLDVRVSGTVIHDPEEPIPHSPAAVLLLVGVGIAESRAREVLRQAAEREFAAVVVKRRGHDPETFVEEARACGIAVLTADDAMPWRNVDAGVSCALAAHGSGEPTGSAPAGGEELFALADALAAAVGGSVAIEDLDQNVVAYSKVAGVRIDSVREWGILHRRVPDVPEQRRQYRQVLAATGAVRFPAMGDELPRAAVAIRAGALPLGTLWAIEPEKGLSGDAELQLLDAARFAAPHLLRALNLPEAERRMRRDTLRAVLHRSGPPADEAADLLGLRPGVEFCLTAFAPATPGPGLAAAREAATVGADSALLTHVEWVLMRHCAAHRATATVAADGNAVYVLLPATGHRAGRRFADSALAAVRRSVGDGARAAVSRPYTDLAQSAALRREADGILRATAHEAPGQPAAATSDVRHRILLDRLGDELERDAWLRLSEVDALLAHDRAQGTDYGPTAIAWLDATGDVASAAARLKVHPNTLRHRLRRIHELFQVDLDDPDVRLAAWLELRRAAPSDRSHRRAAGPGHL